One part of the Terrimicrobium sacchariphilum genome encodes these proteins:
- a CDS encoding ABC transporter ATP-binding protein, whose protein sequence is MTDASLIELRGITKTYGSGDAAFQALRGIDLTIRRGDFVAVMGPSGSGKSTLMNLLGCLDTPTSGQYLYQDIAVERLDPDQRSLLRRQELGFIFQGFNLLARTSALENVELPMIYRGIPRAERHHLAADALTSVGLPNKLRNTPAELSGGQQQRVAIARAIVTSPSTLFADEPTGNLDSTTTVEIMELLARLNGERGITVILVTHEDDVATYARRTIHVRDGLIASDESRPS, encoded by the coding sequence ATGACAGACGCTTCGCTCATCGAGCTTCGCGGGATCACGAAGACCTACGGCTCCGGCGACGCCGCTTTTCAGGCCTTGCGTGGGATCGATCTTACGATCCGCCGCGGGGATTTTGTCGCGGTGATGGGCCCCAGCGGGTCAGGGAAATCCACCCTGATGAATCTCCTCGGCTGCCTCGATACCCCGACCTCGGGGCAGTATCTCTATCAGGACATCGCCGTCGAGCGGTTGGACCCCGATCAACGTTCCCTGCTCCGGCGTCAGGAACTGGGCTTCATTTTTCAAGGGTTCAACCTGCTGGCCCGTACGAGTGCTCTGGAAAATGTCGAACTGCCCATGATCTATCGGGGCATCCCTCGCGCGGAACGTCATCACCTCGCGGCCGATGCTCTCACCTCCGTGGGACTGCCCAACAAGCTCCGCAATACGCCCGCCGAGCTCTCCGGCGGCCAGCAGCAACGCGTCGCCATCGCCCGGGCCATCGTCACTTCTCCGTCGACGCTTTTTGCCGATGAGCCGACGGGCAATCTCGATTCCACCACGACGGTCGAGATCATGGAACTCCTCGCCCGCCTCAATGGCGAGCGCGGCATCACCGTCATTCTCGTCACCCACGAGGACGATGTGGCCACCTACGCGCGCCGAACCATCCACGTCCGCGACGGCCTTATCGCCTCGGATGAATCCAGACCCTCGTAG
- a CDS encoding Gfo/Idh/MocA family protein — MNLPENPKPVSLHLIGVSGYARAVLRSLLSVLDHANARLASATVINREEESDACRRLEGLGCRIYSDYSAMLADVVPGNNLCIIPTSIHQHAPMTISALDAGCDVLVEKPLTGSVNEAKAIIRAAESSGRLVSVGFQDIYAPQVHKIRATIDAGVIGKIRSITIEGSWPRTSSYYQRNRWAGRSHCDGRPVFDSPLNNAFAHFLNLALFFAAESPDDNAVVESVSGRLLRFFPIETFDTADIEMTTSTGVELSCLLTHAAAENVNPVIQIEAERGCLHWRQEEGAVLYDERGARLATWRLDLEEINRERMLASVIECTRERRRSACPAKRASRHVEAIHQVSTSLAIEPGHTALGLDVGSHPWEPVPELLSLLRAPVSRSGWSRHILHSG; from the coding sequence ATGAATCTTCCTGAAAATCCGAAGCCCGTCTCGCTTCACCTCATCGGGGTCTCCGGCTACGCGAGAGCCGTGCTGCGCTCGCTGCTCTCGGTGCTGGATCACGCAAATGCCCGGCTGGCTTCCGCAACAGTCATCAACCGGGAGGAAGAGAGCGATGCCTGCCGAAGGCTCGAAGGCTTGGGATGCCGGATATATTCAGACTACTCCGCCATGCTGGCCGATGTCGTACCAGGGAACAATCTGTGCATTATTCCCACCAGCATTCATCAGCATGCTCCGATGACGATCTCGGCGCTGGACGCCGGCTGCGATGTCCTGGTGGAGAAACCCCTGACAGGAAGCGTCAATGAGGCGAAGGCGATCATTCGGGCGGCAGAGTCCTCGGGACGGTTGGTCTCTGTCGGCTTTCAAGACATCTATGCCCCGCAGGTTCACAAGATCCGGGCGACCATCGACGCGGGCGTGATCGGCAAAATCCGCAGCATCACGATCGAAGGAAGCTGGCCGCGTACCTCCTCCTACTATCAGCGCAACCGCTGGGCCGGCCGGTCGCATTGCGATGGCAGGCCGGTCTTCGACTCCCCGCTGAATAACGCTTTCGCTCACTTTCTCAATCTCGCGCTATTTTTCGCCGCAGAATCGCCTGACGATAATGCTGTAGTGGAGAGCGTTTCCGGACGTCTCCTGCGTTTTTTTCCGATCGAGACTTTTGACACGGCGGATATCGAGATGACGACCTCAACCGGGGTCGAACTCAGTTGTCTGCTCACGCACGCCGCGGCAGAAAACGTCAATCCTGTCATTCAAATTGAAGCCGAGAGGGGCTGCCTCCACTGGCGTCAGGAGGAAGGTGCAGTCCTGTACGATGAACGCGGCGCAAGGCTCGCGACGTGGCGACTGGACCTCGAGGAAATCAATCGAGAGCGCATGCTCGCATCCGTCATCGAATGCACGAGAGAACGACGCCGATCAGCCTGCCCGGCCAAGCGAGCATCGCGACACGTGGAAGCGATTCATCAGGTTTCAACCAGCCTCGCCATCGAGCCTGGCCACACTGCGCTGGGACTCGATGTCGGCAGCCACCCATGGGAACCTGTCCCGGAGTTGCTTTCCCTCCTGAGAGCACCTGTCAGTCGCTCCGGTTGGTCACGGCATATCCTCCACTCGGGATAG
- a CDS encoding efflux RND transporter periplasmic adaptor subunit translates to MSSNPELADLLKAEKRSSGRWRIFVIAGAVLAVVLGALAWKLSAGGEKRTTYVTEPIARGSIRVTVNATGNLEPTNEVTVGSELSGTIKEVFVDTNDQVIKGQPLAKLDTSKLDQQTESSRAMAAAAQARVAQVQATLKESEAALERLKKLHEASGGKLPSQANMDTAVATADRAKADLLSAEAEVRQAEANVGTNESDLQKAVIRSPIDGIILTRNIDPGQTVAATMTAPELFVVAEKLENMKLEVAVAEADIGRVKADQHATFTVDAWPSRVFKALVKKAEFGSTVTDNVVTYKTELEVSNDDLSLRPGMTATAEISVAENKDVLLVPNAALRFDPEAQQARAGAPQKKTFVQSLIPGPPRRQSGRPQSGDESPQRPAAAARIWILRDGKPQPLPVTVGLSDGRATEISGEGLTEGMPVVLYAVPPK, encoded by the coding sequence ATGAGTAGCAATCCGGAACTCGCCGACCTGCTGAAGGCGGAGAAACGCTCCTCTGGGCGCTGGAGGATTTTCGTGATCGCGGGAGCCGTCCTGGCCGTCGTGCTGGGGGCTCTCGCCTGGAAGCTTTCCGCCGGTGGGGAAAAACGGACGACTTATGTGACCGAGCCGATCGCCCGGGGCAGCATCCGGGTGACAGTCAATGCCACGGGCAACCTCGAGCCGACCAATGAGGTGACGGTGGGCAGCGAGCTTTCCGGCACGATCAAGGAGGTCTTTGTCGACACCAACGATCAGGTGATCAAGGGGCAGCCCCTGGCCAAGCTGGATACGAGCAAACTCGACCAGCAGACCGAGAGCAGCCGGGCGATGGCTGCTGCGGCCCAGGCCAGGGTGGCACAGGTGCAGGCCACGCTCAAGGAGAGCGAGGCCGCGCTGGAGCGGTTGAAAAAGCTGCACGAGGCGAGTGGCGGGAAGCTTCCTTCCCAGGCCAATATGGACACTGCCGTCGCGACCGCCGACCGGGCCAAGGCGGACCTCCTGAGTGCTGAGGCCGAGGTGCGCCAGGCCGAAGCCAATGTGGGAACCAATGAAAGCGATCTCCAGAAAGCCGTCATTCGCTCGCCCATCGACGGCATCATCCTGACTCGCAACATCGATCCCGGCCAGACCGTCGCCGCCACCATGACCGCGCCGGAGCTGTTTGTTGTGGCCGAGAAACTCGAGAACATGAAGCTCGAGGTGGCGGTGGCCGAGGCCGATATCGGCCGGGTCAAAGCCGACCAGCACGCTACCTTCACGGTGGATGCGTGGCCGAGCCGCGTCTTCAAGGCGCTCGTGAAAAAGGCCGAGTTTGGCTCGACCGTCACGGACAATGTCGTGACCTACAAGACCGAGCTTGAGGTGTCCAATGACGACCTCAGCCTGCGCCCTGGCATGACCGCGACTGCCGAGATTTCTGTAGCCGAGAACAAGGATGTCCTGCTCGTGCCAAACGCCGCCCTGCGCTTCGATCCCGAGGCTCAGCAGGCCAGGGCGGGCGCCCCGCAGAAAAAGACCTTCGTACAGAGCCTGATCCCGGGCCCTCCGCGTCGCCAATCCGGTAGACCGCAATCGGGTGATGAGAGCCCCCAGCGACCGGCGGCGGCTGCGCGCATCTGGATCTTGCGCGACGGAAAACCACAGCCGCTTCCCGTCACCGTCGGACTCTCCGATGGCCGCGCCACCGAGATTTCCGGCGAGGGCCTCACCGAGGGAATGCCCGTGGTGCTTTACGCTGTGCCTCCCAAATGA
- a CDS encoding substrate-binding domain-containing protein: MARRVAHTKHFKISKLLTEKIRLMGPGDVLPTIDELKSRYKCSQATITQALDRLRFRGLIERPSGKMRLVVAQDGLAPRFQLNLIRPLWPSPDFDSITNRIYEMGLKEHFGFGLHVYSDGKRLNIEQALKDADAGLIIGDRSISEAQIEAINGSRKPIVFLREKPREVLRAGSVWVDDEVVGKLATKHLLDLGHKRIAVMLSEPYNPSSTTRLEGWRSAMTRARIPNIDSLVADCSVPSGTEAIGGSYERLCKWLDKHPMDFTAIFCVGWTGALAALHAFRERGIRVPDQMSVITYASESPLCNYSAPPLTTLQIDLERYTREALRIVEESIAAASEVSRNVLIKPDLVVRESTARPRR, from the coding sequence ATGGCCCGGCGCGTCGCACACACCAAACACTTCAAGATCTCCAAACTCCTGACCGAGAAGATTCGGCTCATGGGACCCGGCGATGTGCTGCCGACGATCGATGAGCTGAAATCCCGCTACAAGTGCTCCCAGGCGACCATTACCCAGGCGCTCGACCGGCTGCGATTCCGGGGATTGATCGAGCGTCCATCTGGCAAGATGCGCCTGGTGGTTGCCCAGGATGGACTGGCTCCGCGGTTCCAACTCAATCTGATCCGTCCTCTCTGGCCTTCGCCCGATTTTGACTCGATCACCAATCGCATCTATGAGATGGGCCTCAAGGAGCACTTTGGCTTTGGGTTGCACGTGTACTCCGATGGGAAGCGCCTGAATATCGAACAAGCGCTAAAAGACGCCGATGCCGGCCTGATCATTGGGGATAGAAGCATCTCCGAGGCCCAGATCGAGGCCATCAATGGATCGCGCAAACCCATTGTCTTTCTCCGCGAGAAGCCCAGGGAGGTTCTCCGTGCAGGGTCTGTCTGGGTGGATGACGAGGTGGTCGGCAAGCTGGCGACGAAACACCTGCTGGATCTGGGCCACAAGCGCATCGCCGTCATGCTCAGCGAGCCCTATAACCCCTCCAGCACGACACGGCTCGAAGGCTGGCGGAGCGCCATGACGCGGGCGAGGATTCCGAATATCGATTCCCTCGTGGCCGACTGCTCCGTGCCCTCCGGCACCGAGGCCATCGGAGGTTCCTACGAGCGTCTTTGCAAATGGCTCGACAAGCACCCGATGGATTTCACCGCCATTTTCTGTGTCGGATGGACCGGCGCCCTTGCCGCGCTCCATGCGTTCCGGGAACGTGGCATCCGGGTTCCCGACCAGATGAGTGTGATCACCTACGCCAGCGAGTCACCGCTGTGCAACTACAGCGCCCCGCCTCTCACCACGCTCCAGATCGATCTCGAGCGCTATACGCGTGAAGCCCTCCGCATCGTCGAGGAGAGCATCGCTGCGGC
- a CDS encoding type II secretion system protein: MSSSLTGWRCSKSRHAFSLMELLVTIALIGVLSAMLAGGMRAFNENGKRLKCASQLRQIYEAIALYRAENNNSYPPANPWNAETGDAGWLAWHTANEKYGKESPLAVYVGGVESLRKLSVCPANGTKFAGAVPDQVHNAYGYPYTVNYNVMVDSLSGGKTAKSANTITRPGSTILMADSTATPSGWGPGFADTGWSSFQRIAKPHGEKTSLLWCDGHVTLQSPATIDNKNLYP, encoded by the coding sequence ATGAGCTCTTCCCTGACAGGCTGGCGTTGCTCGAAAAGCCGGCATGCGTTTTCCCTTATGGAATTGCTGGTGACGATTGCGCTCATCGGTGTTCTTTCCGCGATGCTGGCAGGAGGAATGCGGGCTTTTAACGAGAACGGGAAGCGCCTGAAGTGCGCCTCCCAGTTGCGGCAGATTTACGAAGCGATCGCGCTTTACCGGGCGGAAAACAATAACTCCTATCCGCCTGCCAATCCGTGGAATGCCGAGACAGGAGATGCCGGGTGGCTGGCCTGGCACACAGCCAATGAGAAGTATGGGAAGGAGTCTCCTCTCGCCGTTTATGTGGGAGGGGTGGAGTCCCTGCGCAAACTAAGTGTTTGCCCGGCCAACGGCACCAAGTTTGCAGGTGCTGTGCCGGATCAGGTGCACAACGCATACGGGTACCCATATACGGTCAACTACAACGTCATGGTGGACTCTTTGTCGGGCGGAAAAACCGCGAAAAGCGCAAACACCATTACGCGCCCCGGAAGCACGATCCTGATGGCCGATTCGACTGCCACCCCGTCGGGATGGGGGCCGGGATTTGCCGACACGGGATGGTCTAGCTTTCAGAGAATCGCAAAACCGCATGGCGAGAAGACAAGCCTGCTCTGGTGCGATGGTCACGTCACCCTGCAATCGCCGGCTACTATCGATAACAAAAACCTCTACCCCTAG
- a CDS encoding MarR family winged helix-turn-helix transcriptional regulator, which produces MRRTSLDNVNRKPLSEAEQVFESIHYLMHLFRSGMYRVLRDGPYKLTHLEGKLLGYFSRHPGSTLGDLAEETGKDKGQLARLIRSLKEQGLLASVEDDTDRRKVKLALTPQGEKIHQMLRKEVSRLSEIAIQGLDAGQRQYLLARLNRIQSNLEESFRGDS; this is translated from the coding sequence ATGCGTCGCACATCGCTTGACAATGTCAACAGGAAACCCCTGAGCGAAGCCGAGCAGGTCTTCGAATCCATTCATTACCTGATGCATCTTTTTCGTTCAGGGATGTACCGGGTCCTGCGCGATGGCCCGTATAAGCTGACCCATCTGGAGGGAAAGCTGCTCGGGTATTTTTCGCGGCATCCCGGATCGACGCTGGGAGACCTCGCGGAGGAGACGGGCAAAGACAAGGGCCAACTCGCCAGGCTGATCCGGAGCCTCAAGGAGCAGGGTCTCCTGGCGAGCGTGGAAGACGACACCGATCGCCGCAAAGTCAAACTGGCGCTGACTCCGCAGGGCGAAAAAATTCACCAGATGCTCCGAAAGGAGGTCAGCAGACTCTCGGAAATAGCGATCCAGGGTCTCGACGCGGGGCAAAGACAGTATCTCCTGGCCAGGCTGAACCGCATCCAATCCAATCTCGAGGAATCCTTTCGCGGGGACAGTTGA
- a CDS encoding efflux transporter outer membrane subunit, producing MRVLVSCAFLLALALGFGSCANHRDQWKDSVDVPAKWKGSSQKGGSLDTAALKKWWKRFGDPTLDELIAKAMASSPDIKTAISKVAQSRGERSVQLAGLLPSVTGNASDRLQRRDEQSTGLVTRSETYNLSLDMSWEVDLFGRQMQNLSAATKDVQQTIDNYYAAQVTLTGDVAMAYITYRAAQAQLDVVRRNIETRRETTEITRWQQEAGVSDTLELQQAVSTLEQARAAIPALEQTISETKNQLAVLCGQAPGALDRLLDRSGSIPRVPARIAVGIPADALNNRPDVRAAVNGVLAAYYRKTAAELERFPTINLDGSLGLEALRTGTIFSPEAAARTLAGSLLASLAQPIFEGGAITANIHINEELAKQAVYSFQSTVLSALSEVEDALVATRKTAERLDTLRKADAAAQEASQLATQQYQAGEVELLTVLDTQRTQLSVEEERVNTEADQVKAYVQLYKSLGGGWQPL from the coding sequence GTGAGAGTGCTTGTTTCGTGCGCCTTCCTGCTCGCCTTGGCTTTGGGCTTTGGCTCCTGCGCGAATCACCGCGACCAGTGGAAAGACTCGGTCGATGTTCCGGCGAAATGGAAGGGTTCCAGCCAGAAGGGGGGATCGCTGGATACGGCGGCTTTGAAGAAATGGTGGAAACGATTCGGCGATCCCACACTCGATGAGTTGATCGCAAAGGCGATGGCGTCGAGTCCCGACATCAAGACGGCGATTTCCAAGGTGGCTCAATCGCGGGGCGAGCGCAGCGTGCAACTGGCTGGCCTGCTTCCCTCCGTGACGGGAAATGCCTCCGACCGCCTCCAGCGTCGCGACGAGCAGAGCACTGGCCTGGTTACACGCAGTGAGACTTATAATCTCTCATTGGACATGAGCTGGGAGGTGGATCTCTTTGGACGGCAGATGCAGAACCTTTCCGCCGCCACGAAGGATGTGCAGCAGACGATAGACAACTATTATGCTGCGCAGGTGACTTTGACTGGTGACGTGGCGATGGCCTATATCACCTACCGGGCGGCGCAGGCCCAGCTCGACGTCGTCCGGCGCAATATCGAAACCCGGCGCGAAACCACGGAAATCACACGCTGGCAGCAGGAAGCCGGAGTGAGCGACACACTGGAACTCCAGCAGGCTGTCAGCACGCTGGAGCAGGCTCGCGCTGCCATTCCCGCCCTGGAGCAAACCATCTCCGAAACAAAGAACCAGCTGGCCGTGCTTTGCGGGCAGGCACCTGGAGCGCTCGACCGGCTCCTGGATCGTTCCGGTTCCATTCCCCGCGTCCCCGCGCGGATCGCGGTAGGCATCCCCGCCGATGCCCTGAACAACCGGCCCGACGTGCGCGCAGCGGTAAACGGCGTGCTGGCGGCGTATTATCGCAAAACTGCGGCGGAGCTTGAGCGATTTCCCACGATCAATCTCGATGGTTCTCTGGGGCTGGAAGCTCTTCGCACCGGCACGATTTTCTCTCCCGAGGCCGCCGCCCGCACTCTCGCCGGCAGTCTCCTCGCCAGCCTCGCCCAGCCCATTTTTGAGGGAGGAGCCATTACCGCCAATATCCATATCAACGAGGAATTGGCGAAGCAGGCGGTCTATTCCTTCCAATCCACCGTGCTCTCCGCTCTCTCCGAGGTGGAAGACGCCCTGGTGGCGACCCGCAAGACAGCCGAGAGACTGGACACCCTGCGCAAGGCCGACGCCGCGGCGCAGGAGGCCTCCCAACTGGCCACGCAGCAGTACCAGGCGGGTGAGGTGGAGCTTTTGACCGTCCTCGATACCCAGCGCACGCAGCTCAGCGTCGAGGAGGAACGTGTCAATACGGAGGCGGATCAGGTGAAAGCTTATGTGCAACTTTACAAATCTCTCGGAGGCGGGTGGCAGCCGTTATGA
- a CDS encoding LacI family DNA-binding transcriptional regulator — MRDIAREAGLSLAAASLALRNNPRISAATRLKVQQIAKRLDYHPDPKIATLMQHLRAQGASEYRETLAYLSSYPSYDAWNWMPHHDYYLGAAERALELGYRLDLFHLSAPDMTPARMSRLLVSRGIRGLLVGGFDKLGVSLDLDWKNFAAVAFDYSLQSPLLHRAANNHYNEMLALLERLSRAGCQRIALNANSGDDAKVLGLWHSAYLRHQEYLPKSRRLPVNFSPDGRGNLAAWMEKVRPDAVVSAGFGDFCVDYEKVTGRQPPSDIRYANLNIAYTDGRANGIDKLTPIIGRLACEHLVAQLQRNEIGLPSHPQIISIEGQWVEDFTEWKREREDWRERVRRKIS, encoded by the coding sequence TTGCGTGACATTGCTCGCGAAGCAGGACTCTCCCTGGCCGCAGCATCGCTGGCATTGCGCAACAACCCGCGCATCTCGGCTGCAACGCGCCTCAAGGTCCAACAGATCGCGAAGCGCCTCGACTATCATCCCGACCCAAAGATCGCCACGCTCATGCAGCACCTGCGGGCGCAAGGTGCCTCGGAATATCGGGAGACGCTGGCTTATCTCAGCAGCTATCCTTCCTATGATGCGTGGAACTGGATGCCACACCATGATTACTATCTGGGTGCAGCCGAGCGTGCGCTGGAGCTCGGTTATCGCCTGGATTTATTTCATCTCTCGGCTCCAGACATGACGCCGGCCCGCATGAGCCGCCTGCTGGTGAGCCGCGGCATCCGGGGACTGCTCGTCGGCGGATTCGACAAGCTCGGTGTTTCACTCGATCTCGATTGGAAGAACTTTGCGGCAGTCGCATTTGACTACTCGCTCCAATCTCCCCTTCTCCACCGGGCGGCGAATAATCATTACAACGAGATGTTGGCCCTGCTCGAACGGCTTTCCCGCGCCGGGTGCCAACGCATCGCGCTCAATGCCAACAGCGGGGACGACGCCAAGGTGCTGGGTCTATGGCACTCCGCCTATCTACGCCATCAGGAGTACCTGCCCAAAAGCCGGCGGCTGCCTGTGAACTTCTCTCCCGATGGCCGAGGCAATCTGGCTGCATGGATGGAGAAAGTGCGTCCCGATGCCGTGGTAAGTGCCGGATTTGGCGACTTCTGTGTGGATTATGAGAAGGTGACCGGCAGACAGCCTCCCTCGGATATCCGCTACGCAAATCTGAATATCGCTTATACCGACGGAAGAGCCAATGGGATCGACAAGCTGACACCAATCATCGGTCGCCTCGCCTGCGAGCACCTGGTCGCCCAGTTGCAGCGCAATGAAATCGGCCTGCCGTCACATCCTCAGATCATCTCCATCGAAGGCCAGTGGGTGGAGGATTTTACGGAGTGGAAACGGGAACGAGAGGATTGGCGCGAAAGAGTTCGGCGAAAGATCTCGTAG
- a CDS encoding ABC transporter permease — MLGNAFLIALREIRRNLMRAFLTVLGVIIGVAAVVTMVTLGQGTTMAVKGQISNLGSNLVMLRPGMGFGPRASSAGVPNFTQRDVDALRDQVYGIEAIAPVKSSSLSTIYRQKARSTSVTGTTPSYFTINNWKIAEGRFFDENDLRDGNAVCVIGDTAKQELFGSEDPIGRLIRIGAPNSSSSSSSSSKKSTSSASSSSKSSSSSSSTSSSSSTDTVYSSTVQVIGVLAAKGQIGMGNQDDTIIMPLTALQRRLTGRTSSRDVSQIAISAKEGSDSDRLVSDITNLMRARRNLDRNKDNDFNVFDTRQIAETLSASTQMMTTLLAAVAGVSLLVGGIGIMNIMLVSVTERTREIGIRLAIGARAREVLLQFLVEAVTLSCIGGLVGIAVAFGLCVGIAQLIQVPFIFDLRINVIAFLFSAAVGIAFGYAPARRAAALDPIDALRHE; from the coding sequence ATGCTGGGAAACGCCTTTCTTATCGCGCTGCGCGAGATTCGCCGCAACCTCATGCGGGCTTTTCTCACCGTGCTCGGCGTCATCATTGGAGTTGCTGCCGTCGTGACCATGGTCACCCTCGGCCAAGGTACCACCATGGCGGTGAAGGGCCAGATTTCCAACCTCGGTAGCAACCTCGTCATGCTGCGTCCGGGCATGGGATTCGGGCCTCGCGCATCCTCTGCGGGCGTGCCAAATTTCACCCAGCGCGATGTGGATGCGTTGCGCGACCAGGTCTATGGGATTGAAGCCATCGCTCCGGTGAAGAGCTCCAGCCTCAGCACGATCTATCGCCAGAAGGCCCGCTCCACCAGCGTGACCGGTACGACGCCCTCCTATTTCACCATCAACAACTGGAAAATCGCCGAGGGTCGCTTCTTCGATGAAAACGATCTTCGCGATGGCAATGCGGTCTGCGTGATTGGCGATACCGCGAAACAGGAGCTGTTTGGCTCGGAAGATCCCATTGGTCGTCTGATTCGCATCGGCGCGCCCAACTCATCCTCCTCCAGTTCTTCCTCCTCCAAGAAAAGCACCAGCTCTGCGTCTTCGTCTTCCAAGAGCAGCTCCTCCAGCAGTTCTACGAGCAGTTCCTCGAGTACGGATACCGTTTATTCCTCGACGGTTCAGGTCATCGGCGTGCTTGCAGCCAAGGGGCAGATCGGCATGGGCAACCAGGACGACACCATCATCATGCCGTTGACCGCCCTTCAACGCCGCCTCACGGGGCGCACCTCCTCGCGCGACGTTTCCCAGATCGCCATCTCCGCCAAGGAGGGCTCGGATAGCGATCGCCTCGTCTCGGACATTACGAACCTCATGCGTGCGCGTCGCAACCTCGACCGCAACAAGGACAATGATTTCAACGTCTTCGATACCCGCCAGATCGCGGAAACTCTCAGCGCCTCCACACAAATGATGACCACTCTGCTCGCCGCCGTGGCCGGGGTGAGCCTGCTCGTTGGCGGCATCGGCATCATGAATATCATGCTCGTCAGCGTGACCGAGCGTACGCGCGAGATCGGCATCCGTCTCGCCATCGGCGCCCGCGCTCGCGAGGTGCTCCTGCAGTTTCTCGTGGAGGCGGTCACGTTGTCCTGCATCGGCGGGCTGGTGGGTATTGCCGTTGCCTTTGGCCTCTGTGTGGGCATTGCGCAACTCATCCAGGTGCCGTTCATCTTCGATTTGCGCATCAACGTCATCGCCTTCCTGTTCTCCGCTGCGGTGGGCATCGCTTTTGGCTATGCCCCCGCTCGTCGCGCCGCCGCCCTCGACCCCATTGACGCATTGCGTCACGAGTGA
- a CDS encoding LamG-like jellyroll fold domain-containing protein, translated as MKFRHLFVVLVSLASAHVVHAQQELLRYSFNDPDLQTTTTADAGPDGHTLTMYSADGEAAALQTGSGVSGKAGDHSFNNSRATGMGRNGQGGWAEGSIRGEETIWQRGMTSFTVTGWFQPTESQPSDTARIVYIQPSLNGNAMTVWAVGGGRLELRLDKQVDGGQSDPVFGSKPGEWNFFAVTFDATKRSDNIHYYAGTDSSSVREVGVGTLAMDRWTPARDGSHTPLCIIGNGGRDVQRPFQGHIDEIRLFGAESGSGGALSQEKLEEIRCEALVP; from the coding sequence ATGAAATTCCGGCACCTCTTCGTGGTTCTGGTCTCCCTTGCTTCAGCGCATGTCGTCCACGCGCAACAGGAGCTCCTGCGCTATTCATTTAATGATCCTGATCTTCAGACGACAACAACTGCCGATGCGGGGCCGGACGGTCATACGCTCACGATGTACTCCGCCGATGGGGAGGCCGCCGCGCTTCAGACGGGATCAGGAGTGAGCGGAAAGGCGGGGGACCATTCATTCAACAACTCAAGGGCCACCGGCATGGGACGGAACGGACAGGGAGGATGGGCTGAGGGGTCCATCCGTGGGGAGGAAACCATTTGGCAGCGGGGAATGACATCATTTACCGTGACGGGGTGGTTCCAGCCGACCGAAAGTCAGCCTAGCGATACCGCCCGGATCGTCTATATCCAACCCAGTCTGAACGGAAACGCGATGACCGTCTGGGCCGTCGGCGGGGGACGATTGGAACTTAGGTTGGATAAGCAGGTGGATGGAGGGCAGAGCGACCCTGTCTTTGGCAGCAAGCCGGGAGAGTGGAACTTCTTTGCCGTCACTTTTGATGCGACGAAAAGGTCGGACAATATCCATTACTATGCAGGTACCGATTCCTCGTCCGTTCGTGAAGTGGGAGTGGGAACCCTCGCAATGGACCGATGGACGCCGGCGCGCGATGGATCGCACACGCCGCTGTGCATCATTGGCAATGGTGGTCGGGATGTGCAGCGTCCCTTTCAGGGTCATATTGATGAGATCCGGCTGTTCGGGGCGGAGAGTGGATCGGGCGGTGCCTTGAGCCAGGAAAAGTTGGAGGAGATTCGCTGCGAGGCGCTTGTTCCCTGA